The following coding sequences lie in one Zingiber officinale cultivar Zhangliang chromosome 2B, Zo_v1.1, whole genome shotgun sequence genomic window:
- the LOC122045453 gene encoding serine/threonine-protein phosphatase BSL1 homolog, translating to MLLLCGGRDSSGMPLSDAYGLLMHTNGKWEWTLAPGVSPSPRYQHAAVFVGARLHVTGGALKGGRNVEGEASIAVLDTAAGVWLDRNGVVTSTRTHKSPTDNDGSLELLRRCRHALASVGTQVYVFGGLKGDVLLDDFLVAENSTFQSEVSSSMSNSGSVPSVNYKPNQNVNLDSQFAEQPLNKKQDSASSASVDQKSIEMLTQASAAEAEAVSAVWRAARENISDDGDSEFPIIDETSGEDDLSDVPDSLEPGVRLHPRAVVVAKETVGNLGGLVRQLSLDQFENESRRMYPTNVEQTYPTKKFLNRQKSPEGLHKKVISHLLRPRNWKPPANRRFFLDSYEVGELCHAAEQIFRQEPTVLQLKAPVKVFGDLHGQFGDLMRLFDEYGSPSTAGDITYIDYLFLGDYVDRGQHSLETITLLLALKIENPENIHLIRGNHEAADINALFGFRLECIERMGESDGIWAWTRFNQLFNYLPLAALIEKKIICMHGGIGRSINSVDQIEKLERPINMDVGSIVLMDLLWSDPTENDSIEGLRPNARGPGLVTFGPDRVTEFCKRNKLQLIIRAHECVMDGFERFAQGQLITLFSATNYCGTANNAGAILVVGRGLVIVPKLIHPLPPPLQSPESSPEHVLEDTWMQELNIQRPPTPTRGRPQSANDRSSLAYI from the exons ATGCTTTTGCTATGTGGGGGGAGAGATTCTTCTGGAATG CCTCTATCTGATGCTTATGGACTGCTTATGCATACAAATGGTAAATGGGAGTGGACCCTTGCTCCTGGTGTGTCACCATCTCCAAGATATCAGCATGCAGCA GTTTTTGTAGGGGCTCGATTGCATGTTACTGGTGGGGCTCTCAAGGGAGGACGAAATGTTGAAGGTGAAGCTTCCATTGCTG TTCTGGACACTGCTGCTGGGGTGTGGTTGGACAGAAATGGAGTTGTCACATCTACTCGGACTCATAAGTCACCGACTGATAATGATGGTTCCTTAGAACTTCTACGCAGGTGTCGGCATGCATTGGCCTCTGTTGGGACTCAAGTATATGTTTTTGGTGGTCTAAAGGGAG ATGTTCTACTTGATGATTTTCTGGTTGCTGAAAATTCTACTTTTCAATCTGAAGTCAGTTCCTCAATGTCCAATTCTGGTAGTGTCCCTTCTGTAAATTACAAACCTAATCAAAATGTCAATTTGGATTCCCAGTTTGCTGAACAACCAttgaataagaagcaagattcaGCTTCCTCTGCCAG tgTGGATCAGAAATCAATTGAAATGCTCACTCAGGCTTCTGCTGCTGAAGCTGAAGCTGTGAGCGCTGTCTGGCGGGCTGCAAGGGAAAATATCTCAGATGATGGAGATTCAGAGTTTCCTATCATTGATGAAACGTCAGGTGAAGATGATCTCTCAGATGTTCCCGACTCCCTTGAGCCAGGTGTACGGCTTCATCCTCGAGCG GTGGTGGTTGCTAAAGAGACTGTCGGCAACCTAGGAGGGCTTGTAAGGCAGCTTTCACTGGATCAGTTTGAGAATGAGAGTAGAAGAATGTACCCAACAAATGTTGAACAAACTTATCCAACAAAAAAGTTCTTGAACAGGCAGAAATCTCCTGAAGGCTTGCATAAGAAG GTTATATCACATTTGCTCAGACCAAGAAATTGGAAGCCTCCTGCTAATAGAAGATTTTTCCTTGATTCCTATGAAGTTGGTGAACTTTGTCATGCCGCGGAACAGATTTTTAGGCAGGAACCAACAGTTTTGCAACTAAAAGCTCCAGTTAAAGTATTTGGTGATCTTCATGGTCAATTTGGTGATCTTATGAGATTATTTGATGAGTATGGCTCTCCCTCAACCGCCGGAGACATAAC GTACATAGACTATCTATTTTTGGGGGATTATGTGGACAGGGGTCAGCATAGCTTGGAGACAATAACTCTACTACTTGCTCTGAAA ATAGAGAATCCAGAGAACATTCACCTGATCCGAGGAAACCACGAAGCAGCTGACATCAATGCCCTTTTTGGTTTTCGTCTTGAATGCATTGAGAGAATG GGGGAAAGTGACGGGATATGGGCATGGACACGCTTTAATCAACTTTTCAACTACCTTCCACTTGCAGCTCTCATAGAGAAGAAGATTATCTGTATGCATGGTGGTATTGGGAGGTCCATAAATTCTGTTGACCAAATAGAGAAGCTTGAAAGGCCTATTAACATGGATGTTGGATCTATTGTCTTAATGGATCTTCTTTG GTCTGATCCCACAGAGAACGATAGCATAGAGGGTTTGAGACCAAATGCAAGAGGACCTGGGCTTGTCACATTTGGG CCTGACCGTGTCACTGAGTtttgcaaaagaaacaagttacaACTCATAATAAGAGCTCATGAATGTGTCATGGATGGCTTTGAAAGGTTTGCCCAAGGGCAACTAATCACCTTATTTTCAGCAACTAATTATTGCG GGACTGCTAACAATGCTGGGGCGATACTTGTAGTTGGTAGAGGGTTGGTTATTGTTCCAAAGCTGATTCATCCACTTCCGCCACCGCTTCAATCGCCAGAGTCTTCTCCTGAGCATGTCCTAGAGGACACGTGGATGCAG GAACTTAACATTCAGAGGCCACCGACTCCAACTCGAGGCCGACCCCAATCAGCTAATGACCGGAGTTCTCTGGCTTACATTTAA
- the LOC122045454 gene encoding heavy metal-associated isoprenylated plant protein 33-like, which translates to MAAAEQVPEPLNYQTVALKVSIHCEGCKREVKRVLHHIEGVYRVSIDLPQHKVVVTCNVPAETLIKKLNKTGKHAELWPEPTPPEGIAGAGAGGKKKRNKKKKNKNKNSSSNAPPANEPPPQKPEGDRTSSDEEDNPSEAPGKTEATAPPALEKQGGAEPAAANGGGGGGGGGGGGRKKKGKKGGHSNGGGGGGNEAETAVQVEGGGSVSSPAVNIYTGKLPTYVVSYSSVQPVMGHGRAYIHDPSPVQQGSYVYSTASAGSYYIFSEENANACYVM; encoded by the exons ATGGCAGCGGCTGAGCAGGTCCCTGAGCCACTTAACTATCAG ACTGTGGCTTTGAAGGTCTCGATCCATTGCGAAGGCTGCAAGAGGGAGGTGAAGAGGGTGCTGCATCACATCGAAG GGGTTTACAGGGTGAGCATCGACTTGCCGCAGCACAAGGTGGTGGTGACCTGCAACGTCCCGGCGGAGACGCTCATAAAGAAGCTGAACAAGACCGGGAAGCACGCGGAGCTCTGGCCAGAGCCGACGCCGCCAGAAGGCATCGCTGGAGCCGGCGCAGGTGGCAAGAAgaaaaggaacaagaagaagaaaaacaaaaacaagaacaGCAGCAGTAACGCCCCCCCGGCGAACGAGCCACCGCCGCAGAAACCTGAGGGCGACCGAACCTCCTCCGACGAGGAAGATAACCCGAGCGAAGCTCCCGGAAAGACCGAGGCGACCGCTCCGCCGGCGCTGGAGAAGCAGGGCGGAGCGGAGCCAGCCGCAGCCAACGGCGGCGGGGGCGGCGGGGGCGGTGGGGGCGGTGGCCGGaagaaaaaggggaagaaggGCGGACACAGCAACGGTGGCGGAGGTGGCGGAAATGAAGCTGAGACGGCCGTGCAGGTGGAGGGCGGAGGGTCTGTGAGCTCGCCGGCGGTTAATATTTATACTGGCAAATTGCCGACTTACGTGGTGAGCTATAGCTCAGTGCAGCCGGTCATGGGCCACGGCAGGGCGTACATCCATGACCCGTCGCCGGTGCAGCAGGGCAGCTACGTGTACTCGACGGCGTCGGCGGGATCTTATTACATATTCAGCGAAGAGAATGCCAACGCTTGCTATGTTATGTGA